From the genome of Sander lucioperca isolate FBNREF2018 chromosome 1, SLUC_FBN_1.2, whole genome shotgun sequence, one region includes:
- the si:dkey-74k8.3 gene encoding uncharacterized protein si:dkey-74k8.3 isoform X1, producing MTFCASGSGRGGSAMARVFLTTSVLVLAFSVGWAEAEQAKPTGENPPAVTLRTLIIGTCQEIQRYAESVVGSGVIRSAAESAVLFLESLLGQENIYSVAMVFEMVIRFLAEGAASGLNVIAVYVTEILRVTGFDVALTLPRFTPEGVAAIAQWGLVALIGYWVLTIILRLLIGVVRQVFWVVKTVLALWLFGLIVTDKHATADITAVRLGGLVLGCVLLTLLTCSSEKTCAVEHRLSCLEGRVKVVEKRKGIVTGEGAGKGVKMDKGDGNVG from the exons ATGACTTTTTGTGCGTCTGGCTCTGGGCGCGGCGGATCTGCCATGGCTCGGGTTTTCCTCACCACCTCTGTGTTAGTGCTGGCGTTTTCGGTGGGCTGGGCTGAAGCTGAGCAGGCCAAACCGACCGGGGAGAACCCACCGGCGGTCACTCTCCGGACTCTCATCATCGGAACCTGCCAGGAGATCCAGCGGTACGCGGAGTCAGTGGTGGGGAGCGGTGTGATCCGGTCAGCTGCTGAG AGTGCAGTGTTGTTTCTTGAGTCATTGCTTGGGCAGGAGAACATCTATTCAGTGGCCATG GTTTTTGAGATGGTGATCCGGTTCCTCGCTGAAGGAGCTGCAAGCGGCCTTAACGTCATTGCTGTTTATGTCACAGAGATCCTCAGGGTCACAGGATTCGATg TTGCACTGACGTTGCCCCGCTTCACTCCAGAGGGTGTGGCCGCCATTGCCCAGTGGGGTCTGGTGGCCCTGATTGGCTACTGGGTGCTGACAATCATTCTGCGTCTGCTGATTGGCGTGGTGAGGCAGGTGTTCTGGGTGGTGAAAACCGTCTTGGCGCTCTGGCTTTTCGGACTGATCGTGACTGACAAGCATGCCACTGCAGACATCACGGCGGTTCGACTGGGCGGCCTGGTGCTGGGATGCGTCTTGCTGACTCTGCTCACTTGTTCCTCTGAAAAGACTTGTGCAGTGGAGCACCGGCTGAGCTGCTTGGAGGGCCGGGTGAAGGTAGTAGAGAAGAGGAAGGGAATAGTGACCGGAGAGGGTGCAGGGAAAGGAGTTAAGATGGACAAAGGTGATGGTAATGTTGGTTAA
- the si:dkey-74k8.3 gene encoding uncharacterized protein si:dkey-74k8.3 isoform X2: MTFCASGSGRGGSAMARVFLTTSVLVLAFSVGWAEAEQAKPTGENPPAVTLRTLIIGTCQEIQRYAESVVGSGVIRSAAEVFEMVIRFLAEGAASGLNVIAVYVTEILRVTGFDVALTLPRFTPEGVAAIAQWGLVALIGYWVLTIILRLLIGVVRQVFWVVKTVLALWLFGLIVTDKHATADITAVRLGGLVLGCVLLTLLTCSSEKTCAVEHRLSCLEGRVKVVEKRKGIVTGEGAGKGVKMDKGDGNVG; encoded by the exons ATGACTTTTTGTGCGTCTGGCTCTGGGCGCGGCGGATCTGCCATGGCTCGGGTTTTCCTCACCACCTCTGTGTTAGTGCTGGCGTTTTCGGTGGGCTGGGCTGAAGCTGAGCAGGCCAAACCGACCGGGGAGAACCCACCGGCGGTCACTCTCCGGACTCTCATCATCGGAACCTGCCAGGAGATCCAGCGGTACGCGGAGTCAGTGGTGGGGAGCGGTGTGATCCGGTCAGCTGCTGAG GTTTTTGAGATGGTGATCCGGTTCCTCGCTGAAGGAGCTGCAAGCGGCCTTAACGTCATTGCTGTTTATGTCACAGAGATCCTCAGGGTCACAGGATTCGATg TTGCACTGACGTTGCCCCGCTTCACTCCAGAGGGTGTGGCCGCCATTGCCCAGTGGGGTCTGGTGGCCCTGATTGGCTACTGGGTGCTGACAATCATTCTGCGTCTGCTGATTGGCGTGGTGAGGCAGGTGTTCTGGGTGGTGAAAACCGTCTTGGCGCTCTGGCTTTTCGGACTGATCGTGACTGACAAGCATGCCACTGCAGACATCACGGCGGTTCGACTGGGCGGCCTGGTGCTGGGATGCGTCTTGCTGACTCTGCTCACTTGTTCCTCTGAAAAGACTTGTGCAGTGGAGCACCGGCTGAGCTGCTTGGAGGGCCGGGTGAAGGTAGTAGAGAAGAGGAAGGGAATAGTGACCGGAGAGGGTGCAGGGAAAGGAGTTAAGATGGACAAAGGTGATGGTAATGTTGGTTAA